A window of Mytilus edulis chromosome 10, xbMytEdul2.2, whole genome shotgun sequence contains these coding sequences:
- the LOC139492874 gene encoding uncharacterized protein, which yields MPREENCKRTMRYQRPAPPVPQSFADVTLPAEFTITTNNQQFLLYDNGQNAENRMLVFCSPDSLRRLAEAHTLFMDGTFSVAPHPFKQLYTIRVPFKDVTVTTVYAFLPNKNQDTYRELFQSLVDKCQASHLQLNVQTVVTDFEDGVLRAVSAVFGRHINNQGCFYHLTQATWRFNLFL from the coding sequence ATGCCCAGAGAAGAGAATTGTAAACGCACCATGCGCTACCAGCGTCCAGCACCACCTGTTCCCCAGAGCTTTGCAGATGTCACACTGCCAGCAGAATTCACCATTACAACCAACAACCAACAGTTCCTACTGTATGACAATGGACAGAATGCTGAGAACAGAATGTTGGTCTTTTGTAGTCCTGACAGTTTAAGACGTCTAGCTGAAGCCCATACCCTTTTTATGGATGGTACTTTCTCTGTAGCTCCACATCCTTTTAAACAGCTGTACACCATCCGAGTACCTTTTAAAGATGTTACAGTCACCACAGTGTATGCTTTCTTGCCGAACAAGAATCAAGATACATACAGAGAGTTATTTCAGTCATTGGTCGACAAATGCCAAGCCAGCCACCTACAGTTAAATGTTCAGACTGTGGTAACAGACTTCGAAGATGGCGTTCTACGTGCAGTGTCGGCAGTATTTGGCCGCCATATCAACAACCAGGGATGTTTCTATCATCTTACCCAAGCAACTTGGagatttaatttatttctttaa